In Pseudomonas sp. MYb327, one DNA window encodes the following:
- a CDS encoding protein YgfX: MSSPSNGFECRWHASRQLLAAYLLAQLFALGALFLLSIPLWSSLLGTFCCLLHGAWALPRQIMLTHPQAFCGLRRDADGWQLWSRAGGWQPVQLRPDSLALPLIVVLRFRLRDERRVRAICVPRDSQAADVHRRLRVRLKFSRRRWMAPE; the protein is encoded by the coding sequence GTGTCCAGCCCAAGTAATGGTTTCGAATGCCGCTGGCATGCCTCACGGCAGTTGCTGGCGGCGTATCTGTTGGCCCAGTTGTTCGCGCTGGGAGCGCTGTTTCTACTCTCCATACCCCTTTGGTCCAGTTTGCTCGGCACTTTTTGCTGCCTGCTGCATGGCGCTTGGGCATTGCCTCGTCAGATCATGCTGACGCACCCGCAGGCGTTTTGCGGTTTGCGCCGCGATGCTGATGGCTGGCAGTTGTGGAGTCGGGCGGGGGGATGGCAGCCGGTGCAGTTGCGTCCTGACAGCCTGGCGCTGCCGTTGATCGTGGTGTTGCGTTTTCGTTTGCGCGACGAGCGCCGGGTAAGGGCCATTTGCGTGCCCCGGGATTCGCAGGCGGCGGATGTTCACCGACGCCTGCGAGTCCGGCTCAAGTTCAGTCGGCGTAGGTGGATGGCACCAGAATAG
- a CDS encoding DegQ family serine endoprotease, whose product MSIPRLKSYLSIFATVFMLGQAVAVQAVELPDFTQLVEQASPAVVNISTTQKLPDRKVSEQMPDLEGLPPMLREFFERGMPPQQRSPRGDRQREATSLGSGFIISSDGYILTNNHVIADADEILVRLADRSEMKAKLVGTDPRSDVALLKIEGKDLPVLKLGKSQDLKAGQWVVAIGSPFGFDHTVTQGIVSAVGRSLPNENYVPFIQTDVPINPGNSGGPLFNLNGEVVGINSQIYTRSGGFMGVSFAIPIDVAMDVSNQLKSGGKVSRGWLGVVIQEVNKDLAESFGLEKPAGALVAQIQDDGPAAKGGLQVGDVILTMNGQPIVMSADLPHLVGALKAGSKANLEVIREGKRQNVELTVGAIPEEGKELDSLPKSSTERSSNRLGVAVAELTEEQKKTYDLKGGVVIKEVQDGPASMIGLQPGDVITHLNNQAIESSKQFTDIAKSLPKNRSVSMRVLRQGRASFITFKLAE is encoded by the coding sequence ATGTCGATACCACGCTTGAAATCTTACCTTTCCATTTTTGCCACCGTGTTCATGCTCGGTCAGGCGGTCGCTGTTCAAGCGGTCGAGTTGCCTGACTTCACTCAACTGGTCGAGCAGGCCTCGCCTGCGGTGGTCAACATCAGCACCACGCAAAAACTGCCGGACCGCAAAGTCAGTGAGCAAATGCCTGACCTCGAAGGTTTGCCGCCGATGCTGCGCGAATTCTTCGAACGCGGCATGCCGCCGCAACAACGCTCGCCTCGCGGTGATCGTCAGCGTGAAGCAACATCCCTGGGTTCCGGTTTTATCATCTCGTCTGATGGCTACATCCTGACCAACAACCATGTGATCGCCGACGCCGACGAAATTCTCGTACGTCTGGCCGATCGCAGCGAAATGAAGGCCAAACTGGTTGGCACCGACCCGCGTTCCGACGTCGCGCTGCTGAAGATCGAAGGCAAGGATCTGCCGGTTTTGAAACTCGGCAAATCCCAGGATCTGAAAGCCGGCCAGTGGGTAGTCGCAATTGGTTCGCCATTCGGCTTTGATCACACAGTGACCCAAGGCATCGTCAGCGCCGTCGGTCGCAGCCTGCCGAACGAAAATTATGTGCCATTCATCCAGACCGACGTGCCGATCAATCCGGGTAATTCCGGCGGTCCGCTGTTTAACCTGAATGGTGAAGTGGTGGGGATCAACTCGCAGATCTACACCCGCTCCGGTGGTTTCATGGGCGTCTCGTTCGCGATTCCTATCGACGTGGCCATGGACGTTTCCAATCAGTTGAAAAGCGGTGGCAAAGTCAGCCGTGGCTGGTTGGGTGTGGTGATCCAGGAAGTTAACAAGGATCTGGCCGAGTCGTTCGGTCTGGAGAAGCCGGCCGGTGCGCTGGTCGCTCAGATCCAGGATGATGGCCCGGCTGCCAAAGGTGGATTGCAAGTCGGCGACGTGATTCTAACCATGAACGGTCAACCGATCGTTATGTCCGCTGACCTGCCGCACCTTGTAGGGGCGCTGAAGGCTGGCTCGAAAGCCAATCTGGAAGTGATCCGTGAAGGTAAGCGTCAAAATGTAGAGCTGACGGTTGGTGCTATTCCGGAAGAAGGCAAAGAACTGGACTCCTTGCCAAAATCCAGCACCGAGCGCAGCAGCAATCGCCTGGGTGTCGCCGTGGCGGAACTGACCGAAGAGCAAAAGAAAACCTACGACCTCAAAGGCGGCGTGGTGATCAAGGAGGTTCAGGACGGTCCTGCTTCGATGATCGGTTTGCAGCCTGGTGATGTGATCACTCACCTGAACAATCAGGCGATCGAGTCCAGTAAGCAATTCACGGACATCGCCAAGTCGCTGCCGAAGAATCGATCGGTGTCGATGAGAGTGTTGCGCCAGGGCCGTGCCAGCTTCATCACGTTCAAACTGGCCGAATAG
- a CDS encoding RseA family anti-sigma factor — protein MSREALQESLSAVMDNEADELELRRVLSACDDVETRETWARYQIARAVMHKDLLLPRLDIAAAVSAALADEAVPAKVSRGPWRSLGRLAVAASVTVAVLAGVRLYNQDEIAGVELAQQSSQQNLAAPQVKGPAVLAGYNESSEATGPMANGVLQGQPGWHDQRLPGYLRQHAQQAALKGTESALPYARAASLENR, from the coding sequence ATGAGTCGTGAAGCCCTGCAGGAATCGCTGTCCGCAGTGATGGATAACGAAGCGGACGAACTGGAATTGCGTCGGGTACTGAGTGCCTGTGACGATGTTGAAACCCGTGAAACCTGGGCTCGTTATCAAATCGCTCGGGCAGTGATGCACAAGGATCTGTTGCTTCCACGTCTGGATATCGCAGCGGCAGTCTCTGCGGCTCTGGCTGACGAAGCTGTACCGGCAAAAGTCTCCCGTGGTCCATGGCGCAGCCTGGGTCGTCTGGCGGTGGCTGCTTCGGTAACGGTTGCCGTACTGGCAGGTGTTCGTCTTTATAATCAAGACGAGATCGCTGGTGTCGAATTGGCACAGCAATCCAGCCAACAAAATCTGGCTGCTCCTCAAGTTAAAGGCCCGGCTGTTTTGGCAGGCTACAATGAAAGTTCAGAAGCCACTGGTCCTATGGCCAACGGCGTGTTGCAAGGTCAGCCAGGCTGGCACGATCAGCGTTTGCCAGGCTATCTGCGCCAACATGCTCAACAGGCTGCACTGAAAGGTACTGAGAGTGCTCTGCCTTACGCTCGTGCAGCAAGCTTGGAAAACCGTTAA
- a CDS encoding succinate dehydrogenase assembly factor 2 produces MVEDVELNRLYWHSRRGMLELDVLLVPFVKEVYPHLNEVDRACYVRLLECEDQDMFGWFMERAESEDPELQRMVRMILDRVQPK; encoded by the coding sequence ATGGTCGAAGATGTTGAACTGAATCGCCTCTACTGGCACAGCCGCCGCGGCATGCTTGAGCTTGACGTGTTGCTGGTGCCGTTTGTGAAAGAGGTCTACCCGCACTTGAACGAGGTCGATCGCGCCTGCTACGTCAGGTTGCTCGAGTGCGAGGATCAGGACATGTTCGGCTGGTTCATGGAACGTGCCGAATCGGAAGATCCGGAGCTTCAGCGCATGGTTCGCATGATTCTGGATCGTGTCCAGCCCAAGTAA
- a CDS encoding MucB/RseB C-terminal domain-containing protein, translating into MRAIPLLSLLLSGWFVVPAHADEAQDWLSRLGQAEQQQSFFGTFVYERNGSFSTHNIWHRVQDGKVRERLLQLDGSAQEVVRVDGHTQCVSGILIAGLGDSPNSSARALDPQKLKNWYDLAVIGKSRVAGRPAVIVSLTPRDQHRYGFELHLDKETGLPLKSLLLNDKGQLLERFQFTQLDTANVPSEANLQPGADCKVVNLESDKASAVKTAQVWRSDWLPPGFELTSSTAHKDPETKTQVNSLMYDDGLARFSVFLEPLNGAAVTDTRTQLGPTVAVSRRLITPQGEMMVTVVGEIPAGTAERIALSMRNNAAATTQ; encoded by the coding sequence ATGCGCGCCATACCTCTACTTTCGCTTTTGCTCAGTGGCTGGTTCGTTGTTCCAGCCCACGCCGATGAAGCCCAGGATTGGTTGAGCCGTCTGGGTCAGGCCGAGCAACAGCAAAGCTTTTTCGGTACTTTCGTCTACGAGCGTAACGGTAGTTTCTCTACCCACAACATCTGGCACCGTGTCCAGGATGGCAAAGTTCGCGAGCGGTTACTCCAGCTCGACGGCTCAGCACAGGAAGTCGTGCGCGTTGATGGACATACTCAATGCGTAAGCGGCATTTTGATCGCGGGGCTGGGGGATTCTCCCAACTCCTCGGCGCGTGCACTCGATCCGCAAAAGCTCAAGAATTGGTATGACCTTGCCGTTATAGGCAAGTCGCGTGTGGCTGGTCGACCGGCAGTGATCGTTTCGCTAACCCCTCGCGACCAACACCGCTATGGATTTGAGCTGCATCTGGATAAAGAAACCGGCCTACCTCTCAAGTCGTTGCTGCTAAATGACAAAGGGCAATTGCTGGAGAGATTCCAGTTCACGCAACTGGATACCGCAAACGTTCCTTCTGAGGCCAACTTGCAGCCTGGTGCCGATTGCAAGGTAGTGAATCTTGAAAGCGACAAGGCTTCTGCAGTTAAAACTGCTCAAGTTTGGCGTTCGGACTGGCTACCACCCGGTTTCGAATTGACCAGCAGTACGGCGCATAAGGATCCCGAAACCAAAACCCAGGTCAACAGCTTGATGTATGACGATGGTCTGGCTCGATTTTCGGTCTTCCTGGAGCCATTGAACGGCGCTGCTGTCACCGATACCCGCACTCAGTTGGGCCCAACCGTTGCTGTCTCCCGACGCTTGATCACACCGCAAGGCGAGATGATGGTGACCGTGGTTGGTGAAATTCCGGCCGGCACCGCTGAGCGGATTGCACTTTCCATGCGCAATAACGCTGCTGCAACCACGCAGTGA
- the rpoE gene encoding RNA polymerase sigma factor RpoE codes for MLTQEEDQQLVERVQRGDKRAFDLLVLKYQHKILGLIVRFVHDTHEAQDVAQEAFIKAYRALGNFRGDSAFYTWLYRIAINTAKNYLVSRGRRPPDSDVSSEDAEFYDGDHGLKDLESPERALLRDEIEGTVHRTIQQLPEDLRTALTLREFDGLSYEDIASVMQCPVGTVRSRIFRAREAIDKALQPLLQEN; via the coding sequence ATGCTAACCCAGGAAGAGGATCAGCAACTGGTCGAACGCGTACAGCGCGGCGACAAGCGTGCATTCGATCTGCTAGTGCTGAAATACCAGCACAAAATTCTCGGGTTGATCGTGCGTTTCGTGCACGACACCCATGAAGCCCAGGACGTGGCGCAGGAAGCCTTCATCAAGGCGTATCGAGCGCTTGGAAATTTTCGCGGAGACAGCGCGTTTTATACGTGGCTTTACCGCATCGCCATCAACACGGCGAAAAACTATCTGGTTTCACGCGGTCGTCGGCCGCCGGATAGCGATGTCAGTTCCGAGGATGCAGAGTTCTACGATGGCGATCATGGCCTCAAGGATCTCGAATCACCAGAACGAGCTTTGCTGCGGGATGAGATCGAAGGCACCGTCCATCGAACCATTCAGCAACTGCCAGAAGATTTGCGTACGGCTTTAACTTTACGTGAATTCGATGGTCTGAGTTACGAGGACATTGCGAGCGTCATGCAATGTCCGGTAGGCACCGTGCGCTCTCGGATCTTCCGCGCCCGGGAGGCCATCGATAAAGCCCTGCAGCCGTTGTTGCAGGAAAACTAA
- a CDS encoding sensor histidine kinase N-terminal domain-containing protein: protein MHKPSSLRWRLLWNLALLLVVLMLASGLSAYWNGREAADTAYDRTLLASARTIAAGLSERDGSLSLDVPYVALDTFAYDSAGRIFYLVNDINQKLISGYENLPGPPPGTPRTDDYPALARFYNATYRGQNVRVVSLLKAVSEPNMNGMAEIRVAETDEARVSMARSLAADTLLRLGMLAIGALMMVWFAVSAALRPLERLRSAVEERQPDDLRPLPLVEVQHELWPLVRALNHFTERLRGQFERQAQFIADAAHELRTPLAALKARLELGLRSTEPQTWRETLETAAQGTDRLTHLANQLLSLARVENGARAIAEGGAQLLDLSQLARELGMAMAPLAHKRGVALALEADEPVWMRGEPTLLNELLSNLVDNALAHTPPGGNVILRVSAPAVLEVEDDGPGIPLDERDRVFERFYRRNQQVAGTGLGLAIVGEICRAHLAQISLHDGEQAGLKVRVSFTAGE from the coding sequence ATGCATAAGCCCAGCAGCCTGCGCTGGCGGTTGCTGTGGAACCTCGCGCTGTTGCTGGTGGTGCTGATGCTGGCCAGCGGTTTGAGCGCGTACTGGAACGGTCGCGAAGCGGCCGACACGGCTTATGACCGCACTTTACTTGCTTCGGCGCGAACGATTGCGGCGGGCCTCTCCGAACGCGACGGCAGCCTCAGCCTCGACGTGCCTTACGTGGCCCTCGATACCTTCGCCTACGACAGCGCCGGGCGAATTTTTTACCTGGTCAATGACATCAACCAAAAGCTGATTTCCGGCTACGAAAACCTGCCGGGCCCGCCCCCCGGGACGCCGCGCACTGATGATTATCCGGCGCTGGCGCGGTTCTACAACGCGACTTATCGGGGGCAGAACGTACGTGTGGTCAGCCTGCTCAAAGCGGTCAGCGAACCGAACATGAACGGCATGGCGGAAATTCGCGTGGCGGAGACCGATGAGGCACGCGTCAGCATGGCCCGCAGCCTGGCGGCGGATACGTTGTTGCGTCTGGGCATGCTGGCGATCGGGGCACTGATGATGGTGTGGTTTGCGGTCAGCGCGGCACTGCGTCCATTGGAGCGCTTGCGTTCGGCGGTGGAGGAGCGTCAGCCGGATGATCTGCGGCCGTTGCCGTTGGTCGAAGTCCAGCACGAATTATGGCCATTGGTACGCGCGCTCAACCACTTTACCGAACGCTTGCGCGGGCAGTTCGAGCGTCAGGCGCAATTCATCGCCGATGCGGCTCACGAATTGCGCACCCCGTTGGCGGCGCTCAAGGCGCGCCTGGAATTGGGTCTGCGTTCAACCGAGCCACAGACCTGGCGCGAGACGCTGGAAACCGCCGCTCAAGGCACCGATCGCCTGACCCATCTGGCCAATCAATTGCTCTCGCTGGCCCGTGTTGAAAATGGCGCGCGGGCGATTGCCGAAGGCGGCGCTCAATTGCTCGATCTGAGCCAATTGGCGCGTGAGCTTGGCATGGCCATGGCGCCGCTGGCCCATAAGCGGGGTGTGGCGCTGGCGTTGGAAGCCGACGAGCCGGTGTGGATGCGCGGCGAGCCGACCTTGCTGAACGAACTGTTGAGCAATCTGGTGGACAACGCACTGGCCCACACGCCACCGGGCGGTAACGTCATTCTGCGGGTCTCGGCGCCTGCAGTGCTGGAGGTCGAGGATGATGGTCCGGGAATTCCGCTGGATGAGCGTGATCGTGTGTTCGAACGCTTTTACCGTCGCAACCAGCAAGTGGCTGGAACAGGCCTGGGGCTGGCCATTGTCGGCGAAATCTGCCGCGCGCATTTGGCGCAGATCAGCCTGCATGATGGCGAGCAGGCAGGGTTGAAGGTGCGGGTGAGTTTTACTGCGGGGGAGTAA
- a CDS encoding folate-binding protein YgfZ, with the protein MADSAFFCTLSHEGVLAVRGADAGKFLQGQLTCNLNYLSDTQASLGARCTQKGRMQSSFRILLEGDGVLLAMASELLEPQLADLKKYAVFSKSKLTDESSAWVRFGIDHGDAALISLGLVLPAETDSVVRNDGLIAIRVSPDRAELWVAADKAADIKGKLSALLAEGDLDQWLLGQVRAGIGQVMPNTRELFIPQMLNLQAVGGVSFKKGCYTGQEIVARMQYLGKLKRRLYRLQLDANELPEPGTQLFSPSHGSSIGEVVLAAHAGQNIELLAVLQAEAAEGGDIHVGALDGPALHLLDLPYQLDRDREIQR; encoded by the coding sequence ATGGCCGATTCTGCTTTTTTCTGCACGCTGTCTCATGAAGGTGTTCTTGCGGTCCGCGGTGCGGACGCCGGCAAGTTCCTGCAAGGCCAATTGACCTGCAACCTCAATTACTTGAGCGACACCCAGGCCAGCCTCGGCGCGCGCTGCACGCAGAAAGGCCGGATGCAGTCGAGCTTCCGCATTCTGCTCGAAGGCGACGGCGTGCTCTTGGCCATGGCTAGCGAGCTGCTGGAACCGCAACTGGCAGACCTGAAAAAGTACGCGGTGTTCTCCAAGTCCAAACTGACCGATGAAAGCTCGGCCTGGGTCCGTTTCGGCATCGACCATGGCGACGCCGCGCTGATCAGCCTCGGCCTGGTACTGCCCGCAGAAACTGACAGCGTAGTGCGCAATGACGGGCTGATCGCCATTCGCGTGTCGCCCGATCGCGCCGAACTCTGGGTCGCTGCCGACAAGGCGGCAGACATAAAGGGCAAGCTGTCCGCCCTGCTGGCTGAAGGCGATCTGGATCAATGGCTGCTCGGCCAGGTCCGCGCCGGGATTGGTCAAGTGATGCCTAATACTCGCGAGCTGTTCATCCCGCAGATGCTCAACCTGCAAGCCGTGGGTGGCGTGAGTTTCAAAAAAGGCTGTTACACCGGCCAGGAAATCGTCGCGCGTATGCAGTACCTGGGCAAACTCAAACGTCGTTTGTATCGCCTGCAACTGGATGCCAACGAACTGCCTGAGCCCGGCACCCAGCTGTTTTCCCCGAGCCACGGCAGTTCGATCGGCGAAGTGGTGCTAGCTGCACATGCCGGGCAAAACATTGAACTGCTGGCCGTGTTGCAAGCCGAAGCTGCAGAGGGTGGCGACATACACGTCGGTGCGCTCGACGGCCCTGCCCTGCACTTGCTCGACCTGCCTTACCAACTGGACCGCGACCGCGAGATCCAGCGCTGA
- the nadB gene encoding L-aspartate oxidase, with product MSQQFQHDVLVIGSGAAGLSLALTLPSDLRIAVLSKGDLANGSTFWAQGGVAAVLDDTDTVESHVDDTLNAGGGLCHADAVRFTVEHSKEAIQWLIDQGVPFTRDEQSGTEDGGFEFHLTREGGHSHRRIIHAADATGAAIFRTLLDQAKQRPNIELLEQRVAVDLITEKRLGLEGDRCLGAYVLNRGTGEVDTYGARFVILASGGAAKVYLYTSNPDGACGDGIAMAWRSGCRVANLEFNQFHPTCLYHPQAKSFLITEALRGEGAHLKLPNGERFMQRFDPRAELAPRDIVARAIDHEMKRLGVDCVYLDISHKSEEFIKTHFPTVYERCLEFSIDITKQPIPVVPAAHYTCGGVMVDQQGRTDVPGLYAIGETSFTGLHGANRMASNSLLECFVYARSAAADIVEQLPQVSAPVALPVWDASQVTDSDEDVIIAHNWDELRRFMWDYVGIVRTNKRLQRAQHRVRLLLDEIDEFYSNYKVSRDLIELRNLAQVAELMIRSAMERKESRGLHYTLDYPKMLPVALDTILVPSTYAD from the coding sequence ATGAGCCAACAGTTTCAACACGATGTTCTGGTAATTGGCAGCGGCGCTGCCGGCTTGAGCCTTGCGCTGACCTTGCCCAGTGATTTGCGTATTGCCGTATTGAGCAAAGGCGACCTCGCCAATGGCTCGACTTTCTGGGCGCAAGGGGGCGTCGCTGCCGTACTGGATGATACCGACACTGTCGAATCCCACGTCGATGACACCCTCAATGCCGGAGGCGGCCTGTGCCACGCAGACGCCGTGCGTTTTACCGTAGAACACAGTAAAGAGGCGATTCAGTGGCTGATTGACCAGGGAGTGCCATTTACCCGCGATGAACAGTCCGGCACCGAAGACGGTGGATTCGAGTTTCACCTGACCCGCGAAGGCGGTCACAGTCACCGACGCATCATCCATGCTGCAGATGCCACCGGAGCTGCGATTTTCAGGACGCTGCTGGACCAGGCCAAGCAAAGGCCGAACATCGAGCTGCTGGAACAGCGAGTTGCTGTCGATTTGATCACCGAAAAACGCTTGGGTCTGGAAGGCGATCGTTGCCTCGGCGCCTATGTGCTCAATCGCGGTACCGGCGAAGTGGATACTTACGGCGCCCGTTTTGTGATTCTCGCGTCCGGCGGCGCGGCCAAGGTCTACCTCTATACCAGCAACCCCGATGGAGCCTGCGGTGACGGCATCGCCATGGCCTGGCGTTCGGGTTGCCGGGTGGCGAATCTGGAGTTCAACCAGTTTCACCCCACCTGCCTATATCACCCGCAAGCCAAGAGTTTCCTGATCACCGAGGCCCTTCGCGGTGAAGGTGCACACCTGAAGCTACCCAACGGCGAGCGCTTCATGCAACGCTTCGACCCACGAGCGGAACTGGCCCCACGGGACATCGTCGCCCGCGCCATCGACCATGAAATGAAGCGACTGGGCGTCGATTGCGTCTATCTGGACATCAGCCACAAATCCGAAGAGTTCATCAAGACACACTTTCCGACGGTGTATGAACGCTGCCTCGAATTTTCCATCGATATCACAAAGCAGCCGATTCCGGTGGTGCCGGCGGCGCACTACACCTGCGGCGGTGTCATGGTGGATCAACAGGGTCGCACGGATGTGCCAGGTCTTTACGCAATTGGCGAAACCAGCTTCACCGGCCTGCATGGCGCCAACCGCATGGCCAGCAACTCATTGCTGGAGTGCTTTGTTTACGCGCGCTCGGCGGCGGCGGACATCGTGGAGCAGTTGCCACAGGTTTCAGCGCCTGTCGCTCTGCCCGTGTGGGATGCGAGCCAGGTGACCGACTCCGATGAAGACGTGATCATTGCGCACAACTGGGATGAACTGCGGCGATTCATGTGGGACTACGTGGGTATCGTGCGCACCAACAAGCGTCTGCAACGGGCCCAGCACCGAGTGCGCCTGCTGCTCGACGAAATCGACGAGTTCTACAGTAACTACAAAGTCAGCCGGGATTTGATCGAGCTACGCAACCTGGCTCAAGTGGCCGAGTTGATGATTCGCTCAGCGATGGAGCGCAAGGAGAGTCGTGGCCTGCATTACACCCTCGATTATCCGAAAATGCTGCCGGTAGCCCTGGACACTATTCTGGTGCCATCCACCTACGCCGACTGA
- a CDS encoding response regulator: MRVLLVEDHLQLAESVAQALKSTGLTVDVLHDGVAADLALGSEEYAMAILDVGLPRMDGFEVLARLRARGKNLPVLMLTARSDVKDRVHGLNLGADDYLAKPFELTELEARVKALLRRSVLGGERMQRCGVLAYDLDTRRFTLGEELLSLTSREQAVLEALIARPGRVMSKEQLASQVFGLDEEASPDAIEIYVHRLRKKLDGQPVAIVTFRGLGYLLESRDA, from the coding sequence ATGCGTGTTCTGCTCGTCGAAGACCATCTGCAGCTCGCCGAAAGTGTCGCCCAGGCGCTCAAGAGCACCGGCCTGACCGTGGATGTGCTGCACGATGGCGTGGCGGCCGACCTGGCGCTCGGCAGCGAGGAATACGCGATGGCGATTCTCGATGTCGGCCTGCCGCGCATGGATGGTTTCGAAGTGCTGGCGCGATTGCGCGCACGGGGCAAGAACCTGCCGGTATTGATGTTGACCGCGCGCAGTGACGTCAAGGATCGGGTCCATGGCCTCAACCTCGGCGCTGACGATTACCTGGCCAAACCGTTCGAACTCACCGAACTCGAAGCCCGGGTCAAAGCCTTGCTGCGGCGTAGTGTGTTGGGCGGTGAACGGATGCAGCGCTGCGGCGTGCTGGCCTATGACCTGGACACTCGGCGCTTTACCCTCGGTGAAGAGTTGCTGTCCCTGACTTCCCGCGAACAGGCCGTGCTCGAAGCGCTGATTGCCCGTCCCGGTCGGGTGATGAGCAAGGAGCAACTGGCTTCCCAGGTGTTCGGGCTCGACGAAGAGGCCAGCCCCGACGCCATCGAAATCTACGTGCACCGCTTGCGCAAGAAACTCGACGGTCAACCCGTCGCCATCGTGACCTTTCGCGGCCTCGGCTATTTGCTGGAAAGCCGCGATGCATAA
- a CDS encoding HDOD domain-containing protein, which produces MSELAEKVQQDLVEAIDNDDLVLPTLPEVALQIRKAAEDPDISISTLSKVIGRDAALSARLIKVVNSPLLRATQEVTELHTAITRLGINYSSNLAIGLVMEQIFHARSEAVEQKMREVWRKSLEIAGVSYALCRNYTQLKPDQAALGGLVHQIGILPILTYAEDHYELLSDPVSLNHVIDQIHPILGDKLLRVWEFPEMLVQVPKLYLNFKRQSAKVDYVDLVQVASLYCHKDTDHPISRIDAFSVPSFKKLGIDPDNKAMCADLEETRSMFY; this is translated from the coding sequence ATGAGTGAGCTGGCGGAAAAGGTCCAACAGGATTTGGTTGAGGCCATCGATAACGATGACCTGGTTCTGCCAACATTGCCGGAAGTGGCTTTGCAGATTCGCAAGGCAGCTGAAGATCCGGACATCAGCATCAGCACCCTGAGCAAAGTGATCGGCCGCGACGCCGCGCTGTCGGCGCGCCTGATCAAAGTTGTTAACAGTCCGTTGCTGCGCGCGACTCAGGAAGTCACCGAACTGCACACTGCGATCACTCGCCTGGGCATCAACTACAGCAGCAACCTGGCAATCGGCCTGGTCATGGAACAGATCTTTCATGCCCGTTCCGAAGCGGTTGAACAGAAAATGCGCGAAGTCTGGCGCAAAAGCCTGGAAATCGCCGGCGTCAGTTACGCACTCTGCCGCAACTACACTCAACTCAAGCCCGATCAAGCAGCCCTTGGCGGGTTGGTGCATCAGATCGGCATACTGCCGATCCTGACCTACGCCGAAGACCACTATGAGCTGCTGTCCGACCCGGTCAGTCTCAATCACGTAATCGATCAGATTCACCCGATCCTCGGCGACAAATTGCTCAGGGTCTGGGAGTTTCCGGAAATGCTGGTGCAGGTACCGAAGCTATACCTGAACTTTAAGCGACAGTCCGCAAAGGTTGACTATGTTGATCTGGTGCAAGTGGCCAGCCTGTATTGCCATAAAGACACCGACCACCCGATTTCACGCATTGACGCCTTCAGCGTGCCATCCTTCAAAAAGCTCGGAATCGATCCTGATAACAAGGCAATGTGTGCCGATCTGGAAGAAACCCGGTCGATGTTTTATTGA